The proteins below are encoded in one region of Ostrinia nubilalis chromosome 3, ilOstNubi1.1, whole genome shotgun sequence:
- the LOC135088155 gene encoding myb-like protein AA, with the protein MGEWKNDKRTGFGVSERSDGLRYEGEWFANRKYGYGVTTFRDGTREEGKYKNNVLITSQKRKHMFLMRSAKFRERVDSAVNAAQRASKIALQKADIAISRTSTARGKAEQADEAADQAKEDCDLAQTTAKQFAPDFKHPGFDRIGLRDRYRQKHYDAQVTTPVSQESEKILDSKSIPNHIPPMHSQLPNANKMPNAMPSRRPSTQYPNTQYPKPALSTDPRLANSTNYSADNRVLGPTYDQYYSPNQDNWSSPNTQPQMLDSQKQYLQNEPSNVYGSIPQSGQQQQQQLPASYRLNRQDALQHQQSMDQSSQQYINQGRRLSSTVRQNQNQRQPQEWSTAQNLPRRQSVLAQPNHDTQEHVFVDGGTAAYGRNEFRSGTVYSEGPLDRTQMPTDQAYRQTMDQGYRQPLDQQGYARPAPDQQMYRQAPPDQQGYRQQGPTEQDIVNGNRPSGPRPSIDYFDHYKRPPSRDSSVDRFGRRSRQPSVEATAPSGGSRAGSVAPQPQPAPASRPASRAATPAGNGHLTSGRGSISRAGSREPQPFEDSLLRKRTLGQEISPSPYQPKRTESLFVAQNPAPPPISKPSGGGGGGGGGGGRKSTVQES; encoded by the exons ATGGGTGAATGGAAAAATGACAAGCGGACTGGATTCGGTGTTAGTGAACGCAGCGACGGGCTTCGGTACGAAGGCGAATGGTTCGCAAACAGAAAATATGGTTATGGTGTTACTACTTTCCGCGATGGCACAAGAGAAGAGGGCAAATACAAAAATAACGTACTCATAACGAGTCAGAAAAGGAAACACATGTTCCTTATGCGCTCCGCCAAATTCCGCGAACGAGTCGACTCGGCCGTCAACGCGGCGCAGCGTGCCTCAAAGATCGCCTTACAGAAAGCTGATATAGCCATATCAAG AACCTCCACTGCCCGAGGTAAAGCGGAACAAGCCGATGAAGCGGCAGACCAAGCAAAAGAAGACTGTGATCTTGCGCAAACTACTGCAAAACAGTTCGCTCCAGATTTCAAACACCCTGGCTTTGATCGAATAGGATTAAGAGACAGATACAGACAAAAGCATTACGATGCACAAGTCACGACACCCGTATCACAAGAATCTGAAAAGATCTTGGACTCAAAGAGCATTCCAAACCATATCCCTCCGATGCATTCACAGCTCCCTAATGCTAATAAAATGCCCAATGCGATGCCTTCAAGACGACCTTCTACGCAATACCCCAATACACAATATCCTAAGCCCGCTTTATCTACAGATCCAAGACTCGCGAACAGTACTAACTACAGTGCAGACAACAGGGTACTTGGACCTACTTATGATCAATATTATTCACCCAATCAAGATAACTGGTCATCACCAAATACACAACCACAAATGTTAGATagtcaaaaacaatacttacaAAATGAACCAAGTAATGTCTATGGATCTATTCCTCAAAGTGGCCAACAACAACAGCAACAGCTTCCTGCATCTTATCGTTTAAACAGGCAAGACGCGTTGCAGCATCAACAAAGTATGGACCAAAGCAGCCAGCAATATATAAACCAAGGTCGACGACTTTCATCAACGGTacgacaaaatcaaaatcaaagacAACCTCAAGAGTGGAGTACCGCTCAAAATCTCCCAAGGCGGCAAAGCGTGCTCGCACAACCGAACCACGATACTCAAGAACATGTCTTCGTGGATGGGGGTACAGCTGCTTACGGAAGAAACGAATTCCGAAGCGGCACTGTATATTCCGAGGGACCACTGGATAGAACACAAATGCCAACGGACCAAGCTTATCGGCAAACAATGGATCAAGGGTATCGGCAGCCACTAGATCAACAAGGATATGCTCGACCAGCACCAGATCAGCAAATGTACCGCCAAGCTCCTCCAGATCAACAGGGGTATCGACAGCAAGGGCCTACAGAGCAAGACATTGTCAATGGAAACAGGCCGTCTGGCCCACGGCCATCTATCGATTACTTTGATCACTATAAAAGACCACCAAGTAGAGACTCGAGTGTGGACCGCTTTGGTAGGCGCTCACGGCAGCCGTCTGTGGAAGCCACGGCACCTAGCGGAGGGTCACGTGCGGGCTCAGTGGCCCCGCAGCCGCAGCCGGCACCCGCGTCGCGCCCTGCTTCTCGTGCAGCGACTCCAGCAGGCAACGGTCATTTGACTTCCGGCCGTGGTTCCATTTCTCGAGCCGGCTCGCGAGAACCACAACCTTTCGAAGATTCTCTCCTACGAAAGCGAACGCTTGGGCAAGAAATATCACCATCACCATATCagccgaagcgcactgaaagcTTATTCGTGGCGCAAAATCCTGCCCCACCTCCAATTTCAAAGCCAAGCGGTGGAGGCGGCGGAGGCGGAGGCGGAGGTGGAAGAAAG AGCACTGTGCAGGAGTCGTAA